The genomic window CCGCGCCCGTCCTGTCCTCCCCGACGCACGAGAACGTCCCCCTGAAGTCGATCGAGTTCTTCCTGCGCTTCCGCATCGTCGACGCGATCCGCTTCGTGCAGACGATCGGTGCCGGCAACTTCGACCTGGTGCTGTCCAACTCGGTCCAGGACGCCATCCGCCAGCGCAGTCGTCAGGTCCGCACCGAGCGTGCCTATGACCTGCGCGGCAGCGACGTCAAGGACATGCAGGACCTGCTCAACCGTCAGCTGACCCGCTATGGCGTGCAGATCATGGGCTGCAACATCCCCGACGTCCAACTGCCCGACCAGTACCGCGAGCACCTGGCCACCCGCGAGCGCGTCGCCAAGGAGCTCGTCGCCTATGAGAAGGAGTGGGAGCTGACGCGCAAGCGCCGCATCGACACCCTGCTGATGGAGATCGAGCGGTCCAAGAAGATCCGCGACGCCAAGATCGTCGAGGTCAAGGCCTCGCTCAACAAGGCCCGCAAGGACGTTGCGCAGATGCTCGAGGAGCGTGAGACCGAGGCGCAGAAGATCCGCTACGAGATCGAGACCCGGGCGCGCACCAACCTGGTCGCCGCCCAGGGTGAGGCCAAGGCCCAGGAGCAGCTGGCCACGGCCTACCGCGACAACAGGGCCGTGCTCAGCTACGAGCTGGCGCGCCGGCGACTCGATGTCGGTGCGACGCTGGCCGAGTCCGCCCCGCGGCCGGTCATCGTGCACACGGACGCCGGGTCCAGCGACAACTCGGCGCTGTCCACGCTGCTGATGGCACAGCTCCTGCCGCAGATCCAGGCGGGCGCCTCCGGGCGCCCGCGATCGGCACCGCGGCAGGTCCCCGACGACGTGGCCCAGGCGGCCGGCAACGTCGCTCAGCGTGCGGCGCAGGCCGTCCGCGGCCGCCAGCAGTAGTCCCCACCACCACGAGACCCCGGGCCGACACGGCCCGGGGTTTCGCATACCGAGTCCTTGCCGAATCTTGACCATCACCATGGGCGCGGTGACAGCGCCCGCAACTAGGGTTGGACCTCGTGACTTCGGCTTATCTGCGCTTTCCGCATGTCCACGGTGACCTGGTCACGTTCGTCGCGGCCGACGACGTGTGGCTCGTCCCCGTCTCGGGTGGCCGGGCCTGGCGGCTGACCGCCGACGGTGCCCCCGCACGCACGCCACGGTTCAGCCCGGACGGCGCCCACATCGCCTATGTCTCGCACCGCGACGGCCACCCCGAGGTGATGGTCGTCGAGGTCGCGACCGGCGCCGCCCACCGGCTCACCTGGTGGGGTGCCAAGAACACGCTGGTCCTGGGCTGGACCGCCGACGGCCGGGTGCTGGCCGCCTCGCACGCCGGCGAGGCCAACCTGCGCCACCTGACGGTGCGTGCGGTCGCCCTGGACGGTGCCGTCGAGCGGCTCTCCTACGGCCCCGCGTGGGGGGTGGCGGTGCGCGGGGACGGCGCTGTCGTTCTGAGCACGCCGGGCAGCAGGCCACCAGCACACTGGAAGCGCTATCGCGGAGGCACCGCACCCCGCCTGTGGCTGGACAGTGCCGGCGACGGCTCCTGGACCCAGCTGCTGGTCGAGGACGCGGCAGGCCTGGTCGACCCGATGTGGGTCGACGAGCGTCTCGTCTTCGTCTCCGACCGGGCCGCGACCTTCCCGTCGGCCGCGGACGAACAGGCCAACCTGTGGGTGTGGGACCTGGGCGACGGCGACCCGGTCCAGCTCACCCACCAGACCGCCGAGGACGGCTATGTCCGCGACGCCAGCACCGACGGGTCCCGCATCGTGTGGCACAGCCGGGGCGACATCTGGCTGCTGGACCACCTCGACGGGCAGCCCCAGCGCCTGGAGATCGACCTGCAGGGTGTCCTGCCGCAGCCACGCTCGGCAGAGCCGACCGAGCGGCTCGAGGCCGTCGTGCCGGACCACGGTGGGGACGGGAGCCTGGTCGGCTGGCGGGGCAACGCCTTCTGGCTGAGCCACCGCGAGGGTCCCGCCCGCGCGCTGGTCGCCGACTCCGGCGTGCGGGTCCGCGAGCCCGCTCTGCTCGGACGCACCGGCCGTGCCCTGGTGGTCACCGACGCCGAGGGTGAGGACGCCCTCGAGGTGCACCATCTCGACGGGAGCCAGCCACCGCGCCGACTCGCGGTGGGCGCGCTCGGCCGCATTCTGCATACCGCCTCCGACCCTGCCGGAGAGACCGTAGCGACCGTCTCGCACGACGGCCGGATCAGTCTGGTCACGGTCGAGGCCGGCAGCGTCCGCGAGCTGGCGCACTCGGCCGAGGGGGAGGCCACCTGTCTGGTCTTCTCACCAGACGGGCGCTACCTCGCCTGGGCCCAGCCCACGCTCGAGGGCGAGAGGTCGCGGCTGATGATCGCCGACCTCACCTCCGGCGACGACCCCGTGGCGCTGACCGACGGCAACCTCCACGACCGTTCACCGGCCTTCACCAGGGACGGGCGCTATCTGGTCTTCCTGTCCGACCGCACCTTCGACCCGAGTTATGACACCCACGAGTTCGCGCTGTCCTTCAGCGGGTCGACGCGCCCGTGGCTGTTGCCGCTGTCCGCGACCGACCCGGCCCCGTTCGGCCCCAGCGCCGAGGGCTGGCGGATCAGCAAGGAGCCCGCAGCTGCTCCCGGAGAAGCGACGCCGACCGTGGAGCCTCCGGCCAGCCCTGACCTCGACGCCGACGGCGCCGAGGAGCGGATCGTGCCGTTCCCCGTGCCGTCGGGCGACTACCGGGACCTGCGCGCGGCCAAGGCCGGTGTGCTTTGGGTCCGGATCGCCGGTGAGGCGGGCGTGCTCGGGACGCGGCGTGCGGGGGTGACCGGCGATCCCGCGGCCGACTCGCTGGAGCTCTGGTCCTTCGAGCAGCGCAAGGTCATCACGATCGCCGACAAGGTCGACTCCTGTGCGGTGTCCGGCGACGGTGAGCGAGTGGTGCTGCGGGTCAAGGACGACGTCATCGTCTCGCCGGCCGACCACAAGCCCGACGACAAGTCCGGCGAGGCGGTCACGGTGGACCTGTCCCGCCTGCGTCTCGAGATCGACCCGCTGGCCGAGTGGCACCAGATGTATGACGAGAACGCCCGGATCATGCGCGACCACTACTGGCGGGCGGACATGGGCGGCGTCGACTGGGACGGTGTGGTGGCGCGCTACCGCCCGCTCGTAGCGACCCTGCGCACCCACGACGACCTCGTCGACCTGTTGTGGGAGGTCGTGGCCGAGCTCAACACCTCGCACGCCTATGTCATGCCAGCCAGTCCCAGCGGGGACCAGTCCCGGCGGCTGGGCCTGCTCGGTGCCGACCTGTCTCCTGCCGACGGCGGGTGGCGGATCGACCGGATCCTGCCCGGCGAGTCGAGCGACCCGGACGCGCGCTCCCCGTTGCGAGCCGCTGGCGTCGACGCGCGGGAGGGTGACCTGGTGGTGGCGGTGGACGGCAGCCCCGTCGACCCCGCCTTCGGGCCGGCCACCTCGTTGCTGGGCGCTGCGGACAAGCCGGTCGAGCTGACCTTGCGCCGGGACGGGGTCGACCGTCGGGTCGTGGTCGTGCCACTCGGTGACGAGGAGGTCCTGCGTTATCAGGACTGGGTCCGCTCCCGGCGCGACTATGTCCGCGAGCACTCCGGAGGCCGCGTCGGCTATCTGCACGTGCCGGACATGACGAGCACCGGCTGGGCCCAGCTGCACCGTGACCTGGGTCGCGCCACCCGGGCCGAGGGCCTCGTCGCCGACGTCCGCTACAACCGGGGCGGGCACACGAGCCAGATGGTGCTGTCCCGGCTGATGGGCTCGGTCGTGGGCTGGGGCGTGGGTCGACACTTCGCGACACCGTCGAGCTATCCGGACCAGGCTCCGCGCGGGCCGGTTGTCCTGGTCGCCAACGAGAACTCCGGGTCCGACGGTGACATCGTCAATGCCGGCGCCCAGGCGTTCGGGATCGGGCCGGTCGTCGGCGTGCGGACGTGGGGCGGGGTCGTCGGCATCGACGGCCGTTTCGACCTGGTCGACGGGACGTCGATCACCCAGCCGCGCTATGCGTTCTGGTTGTCCGGCAAGGGTTTTGACGTGGAGAACCACGGTGTCGACCCCGACATCGAGGTGGTGCACTCGCCCTCCGACTTCTTCGGGTCGGCGGATCCCCAGCTGGACCGTGCGATCGCCGAGGTGCTCGCACGCCTGGCCGAGACCCCGAGCGCCCAGCCACCTGAGCTTCCTGAGCCGCGGGTGCGCTGACGAGGCGGTCGCAGCCGCAATTCACCCACCGTTGATCTGGTGACCACGACGCGCTAACGTGTCCTTCAACGGGCGTTGAATTGTCGAGGGACTGATGAACGCGAAGGATGCTCAGCCGGCCGAGGGCAGTCCAGCGCGCCGACCCACACCGGCCAGTCGTCGCCGGCAGAGTAGCCGACGTGGGCAGGCGGGCCGCCGGGCGGGACGCCCGGACACCAGGGCCGAGATCCTCGCTGCGGCTCTGAGCCTGTTTGCGGAGCGCGGCTACGCCGGCACCTCCATCCGTGCGGTCGCCGCCGGGGCCCGCGTGGACCCTGCGCTGGTGCACCACTACTTCGGCACCAAGGAGGGCCTGTTCCGCGCGACGCTGGACACCCCGATCAACCCCGAGGAGCTGGTGGGCAGGATCGTCGACGGCGACCCCGCGGGTGCCCCACGGCGGCTCGTGGAGACGTTCTTTGCCGTGTGGGACTCACCCGAGACCGGCCCGGCGATGGTGAGCTTCCTGCGCCGAGTCCTGGCAGACCAGCAGTCGGCGACACTCTTCCGGGACTTCATGGGTGCCACGCTGCTGCGCACTCTCGCCGAGAGGCTCGTCGAGGGGAGCGACCACCAGGTGGCAGCCGCTCGGGTGCAGCTGGCCGTGAGCCAGCTCGTCGGGCTGGTCATCATCCGCAAGGTGCTCGGGATGGAACCGCTCGCGAGCCTGACCTCCGCCCAGCTCACCGATGCCGTCACCCCCTCCGTCGCGCGCTACCTGCGAGGGGACAGTGCCGAGCTCGACCTGTTTGCCGTCGTCGAGCCCCCGCCCGCGCCCCCAGCAGGAGGTCAGCAGCCATGACCCAGACACCGGCCGCACCAGCACCTTCGAACGACCCCGCCACGAACGACCCCGCCACGGGGGACGTGGTGATCGAGACGATCGGGTTGGTCAAGACGTTTGGCTCGTTCACCGCGCTCGACGGCCTCGACCTGCAGGTCACCCGGGGTGAGGTCCACGGCTTCCTCGGCCCCAACGGCGCCGGCAAGTCCACCGCGATCCGGGTGCTGCTTGGCCTGTTGCGCGCGGACAGCGGCTCGGTCGAGCTCCTGGGTGGTGACCCGTGGCGCGATGTGGTCGCCCTCCACCAGCGCCTGGCCTATGTGCCCGGCGACGTGGTGCTCTGGCCGGGCCTGTCTGGCGGCGAGGCCATCGACCTGTTGGGCAACCTGCGCGGCGGCCTGGATCCCTCCAGGCGAGCCGACCTGATCGAGCGCTTCGAGCTGGACCCGACCAAGCGTGGGCGGCAGTACTCCAAGGGAAACCGCCAGAAGGTGGCGATCGTCGCCGCGCTGGCTGCCGACGTCGAGCTGCTCATCCTCGACGAACCCACCTCGGGGCTCGACCCACTGATGGAGGCGGTCTTCCAGGACGAGGTGGCGTCGGAGAAGGCCAGGGGGCGCACCATCTTGCTGTCGAGCCACATCATGTCCGAGGTCGAGGCGCTGGCCGACCGGGTCAGCATCATCCGCGAAGGCACCATCGTCCAGACCGGCACGCTGGCCGACCTGCGCGGGCAGACACGGGTCACCATCAGCGCGACGCTGGGCCGGCCGCCCGCCGACCTGAGCGCGCTCACCGTGCTCCAGGATGCGCACTTGGACGAGCACCGACGGCTCACCGGCACCGTCGACCCCGATCACATCAATGCCGCCATGGCCGCGCTGGTGCCGCACGAGATGTCGGCCCTGACGGTTGCGCCGGCCACCCTTGAAGATCTCTTCCTGCAGCAGTACTCGACCACCGAGGACACGCAGGACCGACCGTGAGCACCACCCACGCCACACGTCATACCCACCGCGCTCCCCCCGGGATGTCCCGGCCGGGCGCCGGACCCGCGACGAGGGCGCTGCTGAAGGTGACCATCCGTCAGGACGCTCACAACATCGCCCCGTGGGTCGTGCTCATCTCCGTGCTGTCCGCCTCCTCCGTCCTGATCTATGCCTGGATCTTCCCCGACGCTGCGGACCGCACCGCGCTGGCCACCGCGATGCGCGGCAACCCGGCCCTGTCCCTGATCTTCGGCCCGGCACGCGACCTGTCCACCAGCGACGGCTTCAATGCGTGGCGAGCCGGCCAGCTGGGTGCCTTCTTCGCCGGACTCATGACGATCCTGATCGTGATCCGCAACAGCCGGGCCGACGAGGACTCCGGTCGGGCCGAGCTCCTCGCCTCGGGAGTGCTCGCCCGCCAGTCCCGGCTCGCGGTCGCCGTCGCGATGGCCACGCTCGCGTCAGTCGCCCTGGGGGTGGTCTGCTTCGTGCTCACCGTCGCCTGCGGCGGCGGTCTGGCCGCCACGCTGGTGCTCTCCGCCACCTTCACCGCCTCGGGGCTGATGTTTGCCGGGGTCGCCGCGATCGCGGCCCAGCTCGGCTCCGAGGCGCGGACGGCCAGCAGCCTGGCGATCGCCACTCTCGCGGTCTGCTTCGTGGCGCGCGGCTACATCGACACCAGCGGCGGGGGCGACTGGATGACCTGGCTGACTCCCCTCGGGTGGTTGGCGCAGGCCCGACCCGCTACCGACAACAACCCGTGGCCGTTGCTGGTCGCGCTGGCGTTCGCGGTCGTCCTGATCGCGGTCGCGTTTGTGCTCCAGGGGCGCCGTGACTTCGGTCAGGGACTGCTCGCGGGCCGCCCGGGACCCGCCGAGGCCGGACTGGCCGGCACCGTGTGGGGGCTCGCCGTCAAGCTCCACCGCGGGGCCCTCCTCTCGTGGTCGATCGGACTGACCCTCCTTGGTCTGGTCCTGGGCAACCTGGCGTCCTCGGTGGGCGACGTCCTGGCCGACAACCCGGCGATGGCCGCCATCCTCGCTTCTGGCGCGGTCACGGTCAGTGACCTCACCTTCGCCTTCGTGATCACGATCCTGCAGCTCATCGCCATCATCGCCGCCGTGATGGGCGTGCAGATGATCCAGCGGGTGCACGCCGAGGAGATCGACCTCAGGGTCGAACCGTTGCTGGCAGGGTCACTGCACCGCTCGACATACCTGGCCAGCAATGTCGTTGTCGCCCTGGTCGGCTCGGGGATCGCCATGATGCTCGCCGGCACGGGCCTCGGGGTCGTGGCCTCGGCTGCGGACAGCTCGATCTCGATCGGCGAGGTGATCGGGCAGGCGCTCCTGATGATCCCCGGGGCCTGGGTGCTGGTCGCACTCGCCGTCGCCGCCGTCGGTGCAGCACCCGGCAAGCGACTGGTCGGGTGGCTCGGGATCGTGGCGACATTTGGCCTGACCATCCTCGGCCCGACCTTCCGCCTGCCTGACTGGGCCCTGAGCATCAGCCCGCTGCGCCACGTGCCTCATGTCTCTGCCGTCTCCCCCGAGTGGGCCGGGTTCGTCGTCCTGGTCGGTGTCGTCGTGGCGCTGCTCGCCGTCGGCTTCGTGGGCTTCCGCCACCGCGACGTGCTCTGAGGCCCGTCGGTGCCCTCAGCTGGGTGCCCGAGGCGACGCGGTGCGGTGACGCGTCTCACCGCAGATCCGGCTCATCGGTGCTGCTGATCCCGCTAGAATGGAGATGCACAGGGACTTGACGCGCCAGGGGTGGGATGGCGCGAGTTGCCTGAACCCACCCGGAGGCCCTGCTTGTCACCCGTCGCGTCCTATCGACGTCTCTTTGCCCTGACCGGCCCGTTGTATGTCGTCGTGGCCTTCCTCGGCCGCCTGCCCCTGGCGATGTCCCAGCTCGGGGCTCTCCTGCTCGTCTCCGGCGTGACGGGCTCCTACGGTGCCGGCGGTGCCGTCGCGGGAGCCCTCGCGGTGGCCAACGCCATCGCTGCCCCCATGGCAGGCGGCCTCACCGACCGCATCGGCCAGCGCCCCGTGCTCCTGGTCCAGTCCGTGGTCGGATCCCTGGGCCTGGTCTCCCTCGTCCTGCTCGCCAACGCCTACGAGCGCGGCACCGCCTGGTGGCCGCTGCTGATCGTGGCCGCAGTCGCCGGGGCGTTCACCCCGCAGATCGGCACGATGGCCCGGGTGCGCTGGCGTCCGATCAGCCGGCGCGCGGGGGTCGAACGCCGCGATGTGGTCGACGCCGCCTTCTCCTATGAGGGGGCCGCTGACGAGGCCTCGTTCGTGCTCGGACCCGCACTGGTCGGCGTGGTGGGCGCCCTCATCAACCCCGGTGCCGCGATCCTGGCTGCCGGCATCCTGCTCGCCGCGTTCGGCACCTGGTTTGCGCTGCACCCCACCTCAGGGCTCGTGGGGCGGCCGACCGCGCACACCACCGCCGACACCGGTCGGCTGTTGACGCCGTCCCTGCTCTTCCTCGCTGCCGTGCAGCTGTCCGTCGGCGTCATCTTCGGCTCGGTGCAGGCAGGCACCTCGGTCCTGGCGACCAACGCCGGAGAGCCCGGACTGACCGGCTTGTTCCATGCCCTGCTCGGCGTCGGGAGCGTGCTGGCCGGGCTCGCGGTCGTCGCGGTGCCCGACACCTATGCCTATGAGAGCCGGCTGCGCGTCTTCACCGTCGCACTGGCCGTGCTGGTGCTGCCGCTGCTGGCGGTGGACGGACTCGGGATGCTCACGATCGCCCTGCTCGTGCTGGGTGTCGCGATCGCCCCGACGATGATCACCACCTTCACGCTGGCTGAGCGGATCACGCCGGTGCGCCGGCTCGGTGCCGCCATGACGATCCTGGCTGCCACCACGGGTCTGGGTTATGCCGTCGGCTCCAGCGTCGCCGGCCGCCTCGCCGACTGGGGCGGTCACCAGCCGGCCTTCGTCGTCCCCGTCGTCGCCGCCTTCCTGGCCATGGCCCTCGCCCTCACCGGCGCCCGCACCCTCCGCGCGGCCCAGGGTCCCCCAATTTTCGTAGGGGTTTCGTAGGTCGATCCCGGAATTTTGCAGTGGTTTCGTAGGTCGCTCCCGTGATTTTGCAGTGGTTTCGTAGGTCAATCCCGTGATTTTGCAGTGGTTTCGCAGCTCCTCACGAACGGGTTCGAGGCGTTCCAGATCTCCCCAACATGGTTCAGCGACCTGCGACTGCCTCCATGTCGCGGACGTAGCGTGAGATCACCCGCACGGGCTGATAGCCGACGGAGAGATAGAGCCGGTCGGCGCCGGTCGGGCTGGTCGAGTCGACCTCGAGCTCGCTGATCCGATAACCGGCCGCGCGGGCGGCTCGCAATGAGCCCAGCAGGACGTCGTGGGCCAGGCCGCGACCGCGGGCCTCCCGGCGCGTGCCGACCAGCTCGACGTGGCTGACGCCCGGCTCGTGCTCGTTCGTGACGGCGTAGGCCAGCACCCGACCGTCCTCAACCGCGACGCGGCTCTGGTCCGGCCGTTGCGCAGACGACTTCCCCCAGAAGGCCCAGTGCTCGGCGGAGATGGGACTGAAGTTGCGGTGGTCGCGGAAGGCATCGTTGTGCGCGTCGCGGATCCCCTCCTCCAGTGATTGGTCCGGACGCACGGCGACCGAGTCACCTCCCGGGTCGACCCAGTCGGCCAGCTGCACCTGCATGGTGATGAAGTAGTTGTCGGGCGCATAGCCACGGTCCTCCAGCAACTGCTGCGACGACGACTCCGGCAGACCGCCGGAGGTGCGCAGCCGCAGCGCCTGGCCCGGGTGCCGCTCGCCCGCCAGACCGCTCGCTCGAGTCTCCAGCCGCGACAGCAGCTCGCTGCCCAGGCCCTGGCCGCGGTGGTCGGGGTGGACGGCGCCGTCCACGCTGACCATGGCCCGGCCCTCCACCAGCCCGTCGCGGGCAAACACGCTGCCCAGCGCCAGGAGCTCGCCGCCGTCCCAGGCACTGACCGTGTCGGTCGAGACGTCGAACCGAGGCACCTGGAACATCTCGGCGGTCGCCTCCTCGGTGGTGACCTGGCCGGTGCCATCGCGCACTGCCACCAGGTTGGTGAAGGTCACCACAGCGGAGACGTCAGCTGCGGTGAGAGCGCGCCAGGTCATCGACATGCACGCAATTCTGCACCGCCGTCCTTGATGTCGGCGAACGCCAGCCCTGCTGACCAGCCCAGCCCCCGGCATACGCTGGGAACCATGAGCTTCACCGGGATCCCGCACGATGCCGCCGACTTCTATGCGGAGCTGGAGCAGGACAACAGCACCGACTTCTGGCAGGCCCATAAGGACCGCTACGAGGCACGCGTGCGCGGCCCGCTGACCCAGCTGCTGGAGGAGGTGGAGGAGGAGTTCGGTCCCGCCAAGATCTTCCGGCCCCACCGCGACGTGCGGTTCTCTGCGGACAAGAGTCCCTATAAGACGCACCAGGGCGGCTATGTCGCCGCCGGCACCCGATCTGGTTGGTATGCCGAGGTGTCGGCTGACGGGTTCCGTCTCGGGGGTGGGTGCTATCACATGGACAGTGCTGTGCTGGCGTCCTACCGGTCGGCGGTCGACGGGCCACGCGGCAGGGAGCTGGAGCAGATCGTCGCGAGGCTGCGGGGGTCCGGGTGGGAGGTGGACGGCGACCAGCTCAAGACCGCACCGCGCGGGTGGAGCAGGGAACACGAACGCATCGGGCTGCTGCGCCACAAGACGCTGTCGGCGATGCGCTGGATCGAGGACGCCGACATCGTGACGACCGACGCGCTCGTGGAGCAGGTGCGGGCCGACTGGCGGGCCGTGCGGCCCCTGGTCGAGTGGCTCCGGCCCGTGACCGCCGCCTGACCCACGCCCGTAAACGCGCTTGTGTCATGCAGTGCCGGGGCTGGGACCCTGGCACTGCATGACATAGCGCCTGTGGCACCGCAGCGGGCGCGGCGCCGAACCTCAGTGGTGCAGTCGCGGGAGCCAGGTGGGGCCGGTGTGGGCTCGCTCGCCGAGCAGGGTGAGCACCGCGGGGAGCAGCACCCCGCGCACGACCGTGGCATCGATCAGCACCGCGACGGCCAGGCCCACGCCCAGTTGCTTCATCTCCAGCATCGACAACGTCCCGAAGATCGAGAACACCCCGATCATCACGGCCGCCGCAGCAGTGACGACGCCGGCCGAGCGGGCCACTCCGCGGCGGACCGCCAGCCGCGGCGAGTCCCCGGCGTCGAAGGCCTCGCGGACCCGGCTGGTGACAAAGATGTGATAGTCCATCGAGAGGCCAAAGAGCAGGACGAACAGCATCATCGGCAACCAGGAGGCGATCACTCCGGTCGAGGTGAAGTCGAGCAGCCCCTCGGCCCACGTGCCGCCGAAGACGAGCACGAGCGCTCCGTAGGCCGCTCCCACCGACAGCAGGTTCAACCCCACGGTGGCCAGCGCCAGGGCCGGTGACCCGAAGGACACCAGCATCACCAGCAGCGAGAGCGCCAGCACGAAACCGACGACCCAGGGCAGGCTGTCTTCCATCCAGTTCGTCAGGTCTACCACCGCTGCCTGCCCGCCCAGGTGCACGTCGGCCCCGGGCACGTCAGACAACTCGGCCCGCACCTGCGGGAGCAGTTCACCGCGCACCTGCTCGACGGTGGGCGCCATCGCGTCATCACTCGGGGTCACGTCGACCCCGAGGTTCCAGGTGCTGACCGTGCCGTCCGTGGACCGCACGACCTCATCGGCGGCTCCGGAGATGTGCGTGATGCTCTCTGCGTCAGCTGTCACCCCCAGCAGCGCTGCCTCGACGTCGTCCGCGGACTCCGCCGGGGCACGCACCACGACCTGCAGTGCGTCGGACTCGGCCGGGACCGCGGTCTGGAACTGGTGATAGGCCTGCACGCTCTTGAGGTCCTGCGGCAGGGCCTCGACGTTGCCGATGGCGGTCTTCATGCCCAGTGCCGGGGTGGCCAGGGCCACCAGCAGTCCACCCACGACGACGAGGGAGGCCAGCGGACGGCGGGTCACGACGCCAGCAAGGTGGCCCCAGAACGAGTTCTCCGAGCCGCGGCGGGCCTCCCGCCGACGGGTGAACGGCAGGCGGAGAGCGTCAACCTTGTCGCCGAGCAGGCCCAGCAGGGCGGGGAGCACGGTGACTGCGGCGATGACGGCCACGCCGACGACGAGCATGGCGCCCAGTCCGAGCGAGGTAAACATCCCGCCGGCCACGAGCATCCCCGACATCGCGATCACCACGGTGAGGCCGGAGATCAGCACCGCACGGCCAGCAGTGGCCCCGGCGATGCCGATCGAGTCCAGCACGGAGGCACCAGCACGTCGTTCCTCACGGGCACGCCGCAGGATCAGCAGCGCATAGTCGACACCGACCGCCAACCCGATCAACAGCACGATCGCCTGGCTGTTCTGGTCGACCGGCCGCCAGGTGGACACGATCGCCGTCAGACCGAGGGCGGCGGCGACGCTGCCGAGGCCGATCAGCAGCGGCACGCCGGCTGCCACGACGGCACCGAAGGCGAGCAGCAGGATGATCAGGGTGGCGGGGATCGCGAACAACTCGGCCCGCTGGAAGTCCTCGCCGACCGTGTCGTTCATCTCCTGGTCCAGTGACGTCTGGCCAAACTGGGAGATCGTGAGGTCGCCGTGGAGGGCCGCGAGGTCGTCGGTCGCCTGGAGTGAGCCGTCGATCTCGAGTGCGACGCCCTCGCCGTTATCGGTAAACTCCAGGGGCAGCACGATGCTGCCGTCCTGGCCGGCGAAGGTCTCTCCCACGGCGATGACGCCGGGAACGGTCTCATAGGTGGTGGCCAGCTCGGAGCCCAGCTCCGCGGCACGCTCTGGCGACAACGGACCCTCCGGGTCCGAGACGATGATGAACTCTGTCGGGACGTCCCCGAAGTCCGCCTCATCCAGGGTGTCGTAGGCCTCGGCAGAGTCGCCGACGAGCTGGTCGTTGATGTCCTGGGTGGTGATGCCGACTGTGCCGAGCAGGCCCACGCTGCCCAGCACCACGAGCAGGGCGGTGGCCGGCACGCTCCACCGGTGCCGGGCGCACCACAGCGCCAGTGGGCTGCGGGGCAGATCTGGGCGGTAGGCAAGCTCATCCGTCGCGGACGGCTGCCCGTGCTCCGGACCTTCGGGGGCAGTGGGACGCACCAACGCGTCGGTCGGGTTCTGGATCATGCCTCCAGCCTCTCGACCCGGCGACCTCTGCGCACTGGCGCGGACACCCGAATCACCGGGGGGATAACCCAACCCCAGGTTCGGTGGCTCACCCTCTGCCCCAGCCGATCCCACGGTCCTAGTGTTGAGGCATGCCCACCGCGCCGACACCCGCCCGCAGCCTGCTCAGGCAGTGGC from Ornithinimicrobium cryptoxanthini includes these protein-coding regions:
- a CDS encoding S41 family peptidase, producing MTSAYLRFPHVHGDLVTFVAADDVWLVPVSGGRAWRLTADGAPARTPRFSPDGAHIAYVSHRDGHPEVMVVEVATGAAHRLTWWGAKNTLVLGWTADGRVLAASHAGEANLRHLTVRAVALDGAVERLSYGPAWGVAVRGDGAVVLSTPGSRPPAHWKRYRGGTAPRLWLDSAGDGSWTQLLVEDAAGLVDPMWVDERLVFVSDRAATFPSAADEQANLWVWDLGDGDPVQLTHQTAEDGYVRDASTDGSRIVWHSRGDIWLLDHLDGQPQRLEIDLQGVLPQPRSAEPTERLEAVVPDHGGDGSLVGWRGNAFWLSHREGPARALVADSGVRVREPALLGRTGRALVVTDAEGEDALEVHHLDGSQPPRRLAVGALGRILHTASDPAGETVATVSHDGRISLVTVEAGSVRELAHSAEGEATCLVFSPDGRYLAWAQPTLEGERSRLMIADLTSGDDPVALTDGNLHDRSPAFTRDGRYLVFLSDRTFDPSYDTHEFALSFSGSTRPWLLPLSATDPAPFGPSAEGWRISKEPAAAPGEATPTVEPPASPDLDADGAEERIVPFPVPSGDYRDLRAAKAGVLWVRIAGEAGVLGTRRAGVTGDPAADSLELWSFEQRKVITIADKVDSCAVSGDGERVVLRVKDDVIVSPADHKPDDKSGEAVTVDLSRLRLEIDPLAEWHQMYDENARIMRDHYWRADMGGVDWDGVVARYRPLVATLRTHDDLVDLLWEVVAELNTSHAYVMPASPSGDQSRRLGLLGADLSPADGGWRIDRILPGESSDPDARSPLRAAGVDAREGDLVVAVDGSPVDPAFGPATSLLGAADKPVELTLRRDGVDRRVVVVPLGDEEVLRYQDWVRSRRDYVREHSGGRVGYLHVPDMTSTGWAQLHRDLGRATRAEGLVADVRYNRGGHTSQMVLSRLMGSVVGWGVGRHFATPSSYPDQAPRGPVVLVANENSGSDGDIVNAGAQAFGIGPVVGVRTWGGVVGIDGRFDLVDGTSITQPRYAFWLSGKGFDVENHGVDPDIEVVHSPSDFFGSADPQLDRAIAEVLARLAETPSAQPPELPEPRVR
- a CDS encoding ABC transporter ATP-binding protein encodes the protein MTQTPAAPAPSNDPATNDPATGDVVIETIGLVKTFGSFTALDGLDLQVTRGEVHGFLGPNGAGKSTAIRVLLGLLRADSGSVELLGGDPWRDVVALHQRLAYVPGDVVLWPGLSGGEAIDLLGNLRGGLDPSRRADLIERFELDPTKRGRQYSKGNRQKVAIVAALAADVELLILDEPTSGLDPLMEAVFQDEVASEKARGRTILLSSHIMSEVEALADRVSIIREGTIVQTGTLADLRGQTRVTISATLGRPPADLSALTVLQDAHLDEHRRLTGTVDPDHINAAMAALVPHEMSALTVAPATLEDLFLQQYSTTEDTQDRP
- a CDS encoding SPFH domain-containing protein, whose translation is MAEQMMEQTSRAIRGQGMSSIKEVVSSWSDVARLLRGGESGALVPVVIPRDSRGLRWTTLVWFALWALISGFLLMSADRGSLGTLAILVTVVSLVLAALWWWRSSIVEIEEGTVGVLTKFGAISGPGLAPGRHYLWHPWARVAYVVDVTTEIPYAAPVLSSPTHENVPLKSIEFFLRFRIVDAIRFVQTIGAGNFDLVLSNSVQDAIRQRSRQVRTERAYDLRGSDVKDMQDLLNRQLTRYGVQIMGCNIPDVQLPDQYREHLATRERVAKELVAYEKEWELTRKRRIDTLLMEIERSKKIRDAKIVEVKASLNKARKDVAQMLEERETEAQKIRYEIETRARTNLVAAQGEAKAQEQLATAYRDNRAVLSYELARRRLDVGATLAESAPRPVIVHTDAGSSDNSALSTLLMAQLLPQIQAGASGRPRSAPRQVPDDVAQAAGNVAQRAAQAVRGRQQ
- a CDS encoding TetR/AcrR family transcriptional regulator, producing MNAKDAQPAEGSPARRPTPASRRRQSSRRGQAGRRAGRPDTRAEILAAALSLFAERGYAGTSIRAVAAGARVDPALVHHYFGTKEGLFRATLDTPINPEELVGRIVDGDPAGAPRRLVETFFAVWDSPETGPAMVSFLRRVLADQQSATLFRDFMGATLLRTLAERLVEGSDHQVAAARVQLAVSQLVGLVIIRKVLGMEPLASLTSAQLTDAVTPSVARYLRGDSAELDLFAVVEPPPAPPAGGQQP